The following proteins come from a genomic window of Prionailurus viverrinus isolate Anna chromosome D1, UM_Priviv_1.0, whole genome shotgun sequence:
- the RBM14 gene encoding RNA-binding protein 14 isoform X4, with translation MKIFVGNVDGADTTPEELAALFAPYGTVMSCAVMKQFAFVHMRENAGALRAIEALHGHELRPGRALVVEMSRPRPLNTWKIFVGNVSAACTSQELRSLFERRGRVIECDVVKGNWRWW, from the coding sequence ATGAAGATATTCGTGGGAAACGTCGATGGGGCAGATACAACGCCAGAGGAGCTAGCAGCCCTCTTCGCGCCCTACGGCACGGTCATGAGCTGCGCCGTCATGAAACAGTTCGCCTTCGTGCACATGCGCGAGAATGCAGGCGCGCTGCGCGCCATCGAGGCCCTGCACGGCCACGAGCTGCGGCCTGGGCGCGCGCTCGTGGTGGAGATGTCGCGCCCACGGCCTCTTAACACTTGGAAGATTTTCGTGGGCAATGTGTCGGCTGCGTGCACGAGCCAGGAATTGCGCAGCCTCTTCGAGCGCCGCGGACGCGTCATCGAGTGTGACGTGGTGAAAG
- the RBM14 gene encoding RNA-binding protein 14 isoform X3 yields MKIFVGNVDGADTTPEELAALFAPYGTVMSCAVMKQFAFVHMRENAGALRAIEALHGHELRPGRALVVEMSRPRPLNTWKIFVGNVSAACTSQELRSLFERRGRVIECDVVKDYAFVHMEKEADAKAAIAQLNGKEVKGKRINVELSTKGMVPTGV; encoded by the exons ATGAAGATATTCGTGGGAAACGTCGATGGGGCAGATACAACGCCAGAGGAGCTAGCAGCCCTCTTCGCGCCCTACGGCACGGTCATGAGCTGCGCCGTCATGAAACAGTTCGCCTTCGTGCACATGCGCGAGAATGCAGGCGCGCTGCGCGCCATCGAGGCCCTGCACGGCCACGAGCTGCGGCCTGGGCGCGCGCTCGTGGTGGAGATGTCGCGCCCACGGCCTCTTAACACTTGGAAGATTTTCGTGGGCAATGTGTCGGCTGCGTGCACGAGCCAGGAATTGCGCAGCCTCTTCGAGCGCCGCGGACGCGTCATCGAGTGTGACGTGGTGAAAG ACTACGCGTTTGTTCACATGGAGAAGGAAGCAGATGCCAAAGCCGCCATCGCGCAGCTCAACGGCAAAGAAGTGAAGGGCAAGCGCATCAACGTGGAACTCTCAACCAAGG